The genomic region GGAGCTCTACGTCTTCAACGCGCCCTCGCGGAAGCCCTCCATGGAGACTCAGATGAGGAACCTGTCGGTTAGCTACGATATTCCTCCCACACCAGGCAGTAACTGTACCTATCAGGTGCCTCGAGGTCCAGCGAGTGGTGGGTCTGAGGGTGGGGATGGGATTCCTCCGCCCCGGCCCCCCAAGCCTTCCCTCAGCACCCTGACCCCGGGGCACCCGCCGCCCTCCGCGGAGCGCTCGCCCACGGACACGTACTGCGTGCCGCGCTCCATGTCGGAGACGGACGGGAACTACTGCGTGCCCACCAGCGCCGGGAACAAGGCCCTGAGGAGCAACACCATCGGCACCATGGACTCATCACGCCTCAGGAAAGGTATGGCTCATTGATTGATCTTGATTCATTGGTCCTGATTTATTAGTCCTGTCAAATATATGAGAAACATATATAATTGATCAGGAGCATTCCATTTCACTCTCACTTTTTGCTAAGTGACAGGTTACCACATCCTTTCACTAATCATGAGGctaagtgatgtgtgtgtgtgtgcgcatcatTATAAAGGCTAAATACACATGCTAGCAACGATAGGATGTTCATAACACATGGCTGGTGTGTGCTGTTGTCAGCCAACACTATCATCTGCAGCGCAAAGCAAGTGTCTAATCCTCCAGGATAATTATCTTGACGCGACAGATGTGTTTTTGAATGGCTAAttacaaatactttttcacagccgAAGACTGCCTTGCCTCCAAGGACATCTGGTGTAGCAGTATTAGTGGTGTTCGGTTACCATGCAGACAGACAACACGTACTTTCAGAGTTTAGGAGAAAGCAGTTTGGTGCCTTAGTTCCAACCTCTATGTACAGTCGATGCTCCCAACCCATTTGTCTACTAGCAGTAGAGAAACAACACTGATCATCACCCCCTCTGGTGGTGGCCGCTGGTAATAACCCTTGTCCccgtcccccccccaaaaaagtataaTATTTTTCTTGTTAAAGGTCAGTCATTTACACGACCAAAAAAGCATCGGAGGTTAAAGTTCAAGATAAAACATTATCCCCAGCTACATCCGGTCCAAGTCAGTTCCTATCATTTAACATGAAACGGGCCTGTTTAACTAACACAAAGACATTTTGCAAATGTCCCGGGATTCCCCGTTTTGTCTAGTCGTTTGTGTACCAGAGCAGGCTTTGCTTTGCTTGCCTTGGCTTTAGAGTCTGGCGACCTCCCAAGTCGTATCATCCTGTTTGTCTGAACTCCTTCTGAAATGCATTAGTGTGAAGTTACACATGATGACCAGAGCAAGAAGGGCAACTATAGTCCAGAGTGCCCAGATGAGACAGACTTCACTTATCCCTGTTCAACACTTCCTGTGGTTCCAATGGTGCATTTGTATTCCCTTTTTTATGTAGTATTTAACACCATTTTGATTCATACTGCTGTAAGCCCGACCTAGACTACTATACTGTAGGTATGTTGTGTTTACACTGGTTTTAAGTGTTCTGTCATGTTTGTTGCAGATTTGGGCTCCCAGGACTGTTACGATATCCCCAGGACGTTTCCCTCTGACAAGAGCTGCTCGTTTGACTTCAACGAAAGCTTCAACAGCTACTTGGTCAGTCTTTCACCGACATGCTCCCGAATCAGTTTAAAACGATCAACGTAAAGGAACTCTCGCATCGATACTGATCCTTCCAAGTATTAGACTGTTATGACTATGGAGTTTTGAAGTGTACTAAGGTGCAGATTAAGATAAGGAAGCTTGCATGCTCTCACTacttttcttgtgtgtgtgtttttgtcttatGTCTGTCTATGCCCTCATGTAGCCTGCCTCTCTTTCTGCACCCCCTCCCCTCCAGAAAAACAAAGGCATGATGCCAGTGGGCAGCCAGTCCATGGAGGAAGTTGACCAGAACTACGTACCCATGAGCGCCAACTCCCCGTCCCACCACCGCTCCGGCAGCCTGTCGGGCTGTGAACCCATCATGGAACCCAACTATGTCCCCATGACCCCGGGCCCGGGCACCTTAGAGTTCTCCCTGGGCAAGCAGGTTCCCCCGCCGGCCCACATGGGGTTTCGCTCAAGCCCCAATACCCCACCCCGCAGGCCCATGCTCATCAGCGATTGTCAGCCCCCGCCCGTGGACCGCAACCTCAAACCGGACCGCaaaggtgagggaggagaggggggcaggGAGCATGGCTGGGGGGTGAAGGGGTGTGGCTGTGAAGGGGAATGGGGGTGTAAAGGGGTGTGTCTTTGAATGAAAGAGAATCTTGGTACGTTTGTCTTTATCTGCTGTTGCATCAATGTTTTCACAACTGCTCATCTCTCTACATCCTGGCATTCAACTCTAATTCACGCTCATTTACATGTGCTGGCTCATGGTTATGAAAGGCAGATGACCATTGCATTATTtagaattataaactgggtggttcgagccctgaatactgattggctaaaagccgtggtatatcagaccgtataccacggctaagggctgtatccaggcactctgcattgtgtcgtgcataagaacagcccttaggtgcccccgaggtgccttattgcttaagtagaaCACTTCAGAATGTGTCATTATACAATTCCTGTATGGCATCAGACAGGAGTGCAGATTGTTGTGGCTCACCCTTTGCTCCTCTCCTCAATGTAGGCAGTGTTCTAGACCTCTCTCCTCAATGTAGGCAGTGTTCTAGACCTCTCTCCTCAATGTAGGCAGTGTTCTAGACCTCTCTCCTCAATGTAGGCAGTGTTCTAGACCTCTCTCCTCAATGTAGGCAGTGTTCTAGACCTCTCTCCTCAATGTAGGCAGTGTTCTAGACCTCTCTCCTCAATGTAGGCAGTGTTCTAGACCTCTCTCCTCAATGTAGGCAGTGTTCTAGACAAAGCCTCATCCACCCTCCTCTCAGCCTTCTCTTTTAGCTTAGCCTGCTCTCCTCCTCATTTTCTATCCCCCTCACCTCATTCAAAGGGACTTTTGTCCCTGAGTTCAGGGGGCCCTCTCTGGGGCTTTGGGGGGGTGACCAGCCTGGGCCACCATCACCATGGAGCCCCCCCTCTGAAAGGGCCTCTTTGATGGCGCAACAACCCCCTCCTGAACCACATTTCAATCTAGAGCGGGAAGGACTTGAATGTCCCACCGGGGAGGCAGACCCAAAGCAGAGGTCATTACCAGTCACTGTCAATGGTGTCAGGGAAGATGTTAGAAATCCTGAAGTCAGTCCCTCTCTATTCACGGCTTAGAGCTTTAACTTTCAGATCAATGACTCTTGGTTATTTTCATTCCAGTGTCTACCATGGTGTCACAATGGGGTGCTGAAGGTGAGTGATTCAGTGCAAGGACATGTTAGACTGGAATGTTACTGTGGTCATGGGGTCCTTATTATGGCGACAAAGGGATAGGCATACAGTTACTTtagttttttactttagtttttcATAACCATGGGCCGTCACCGTAAACTTCCATCTCAATGCAATCTCTGTCCTCACCTAACCATCAATGCTATCCATCTGCTGAGTTTGGGACCTCTGTCGTCCAGCCTGTGTGTTCTTGTAGGGCTGTTGTGTTCTGTAGTCTTCAGGGTTAATTTCTCTAGCCTTCTCGCTGGCTCTGGTACAAATCGACCGCTAGACTCTATGCACTTGGTGGAAGTTTGACCACATTGCTTTAACAAATCAattcctctcagatctccacaattGAATAGGGTCCAGGGGTCAATTTGGGATTGGGCCTCTCTTGCTTGGTTTGGTTCTGTAGGTGAGGTCTTGTGAGGCTGAAACATCTGTGGTCGATGCCGACAAGTAGCTTCATTCATTCACTTTCCTTATGGCTTTGTTATGGGGTCAATTATAAATGTCTGCCATGGTTTTATCTGGGGTATGCTGTGTTTTCTGGCTATAGTGATGGTTATACATAAGGTTATAACTTCAGTCTGCTGGTGTACAGATACATGTGTGCTTTTATTGTCTGCTgttgtggatgtgttgttgcaCTCAAAATGGTCCTCTTGGTGGATCTTCCACACTCATACTGGTGCATGTTGTTGTTCTGTTAAGTCTCTGTTGAGGCCAGCCGTGTTACAGGGTTCTGACTAGAGGGAGCACAGATACGACCGGAAGTTAGTTTTTCATAGCTGGTTAGGAGAATTGACCCAGCAGGTTAGGAGacatgggttaaggttagggaaatggttagggttagctaaaatgctctcctaacctacTATGAAAAGTCACTTCCGGTCGTAGCTGTACTCCCTCTAGTCACAACCATGTTGCGTGGAGTGAGGTGCATGATGGGAAATGTCACCGTCTGCTGTTGCCATGGCGATGGTCctgtctatactgtatatacaccaaTAGGGACGACGCAATGGTAGGGTGGAAGTAGTGAGTTGTCTCTCAACAAAGTCTGTTGATCTGTCGGCTTTGCATGGCAGGGTTTTATTAAAATAGGGGTTACAATGATGTCATCGTTTTATCAATGATGGTAATGTGAAAAGTCTTCTTTTTTAACCAATCAGGTCAGAGTCCTAAAATAATAAGAGCAAAGGGGGTTGGTTTAGAGCGAACCGACTCTCAGACCGTAGGGGAGTTCCCAAGACGACGCAAGGGTAGGTACTACCAAACAACGACGCCTGAAACTTGGTTCTGAATACTCATCTCTCATTCTCCCCGAACGTGTCTGAACTCAACGCATGCTTCTGAATGTTCTCCTGTGACATCACGCGGTATCTTGTCTCATCCAATCAACTAACTCCTGGACCAGCGGGCCCCTCTTCTGTTCAGTTGTCATTTctgattccacattttgttctcaTAACACGTTTTTGAACCGCACCAACACCCTAGAGATATTATCCTCTAGGCTTCTTCAGGAAATGGTGGAAAGATCATATCTCAGGAATGTTATTGTTGTCCAGTGGAAGATCTCCAGTACGTAGGAGAATGTTGTCAGTGTACTAGTGTACCGCACCAACAACCAAATCTCAAGCCCACGTATTCAAAGTAATCAATAGCATTAATGTATTACACGAGTACAGTAATTGTTTCTTAGGttactgacacacaaacacaccagtgATGGACTGTTCTAACCAATTACTACCTCTtgtatttttaacactttttggcaTGCTCCTGTTTCAACATGTAATAAATTCTATCATGTGCTCTTTATTGTATTTGTAATGGAGGAAAGTTTATTACTCAGGTACGATCAATGATATTTTCCCCTCTTTATGTTCTGTTCagatatgtgtgtatatatatctccGGTTTGCATGAAGGGTGTTTAGTGCTGTACTGTAGGCTGAGAAGTGTTAGTGCTGCTGTCCTGTAGACTGCAGCACCAGATGGTGTTTTCTAGCCAGGCTGAGGGAGCTATGCTGAATGTGTTTCTATAGCACCCGGGTTGCCAGATTGGGCTCTGTTACGTTAACCATGCGGGAACGGTTGGCTGTGGACACTCAATGTGGACATACTCTATAAACCTATAACcaattgattacatttttgtaTTACACACAACTTCTCATATTGGAATCCAGCCTACAGTTTTAGTCTTGCAAGGAGGTATTGTGGCTTTTAGGGACCTCTGTTGGCCAAATGAAAGCCTACCTCCACACCACCTTTTGAATGGTGGAATAGAATGTATTGTGTTGCGATGATGGTACGTGATGAGAGAGATTGACGGGGGTGTTTGCCCCTCCCCTCTACAGCCAAGCCCGCCCCTTTGGAGATCAAGCCCCTACCTGAGTGGGAGGAGTCATCAGCGCCTGTCCGCTCGCCTGTCACCAGGTCTTTTGCTCGGGAGTAAGTGTCTTACCCTTTGACCTTTTACCTCTACAGCAGCTCAGGGTCAAAGTggcccttaggcacagatctaggattatTGTCGCTCACCGCATCCTAACCATTTGGGAGTAAAACATAAAGCTGACCTTAGGAATTCGACTAAGTTGACACCTACCTTTCTACTGCATATGACTGTAGGTTTGGTATTATATCAGAACACTAACCCTCCGCATGATTGTAGTCACCTCATAACATGTCAAAGTAGTCATGTCttagaaatatgctttttgtctTTTTCCAGTGAGTCATTTTTAATCTGCAGGGAACTCTGCAGGCACTGCTGCTATTTGTGTGCGTACCGACAGTGTGttaaacggtgtgtgtgtgtgtctgtgtgtgacgcTGCTCAGTCCCTCCAGGTTCCCCATGCCCCCCAGGCCTCCCTCGGTGCATAGCACCGCCTCCAGCACCGACTCCGAGGACTGTGATGAGAATTATGTAGCCATGGTCTCTAAGGCAGACGAACTAGTATGTAACACACGTCCTCAACTACTCTCTTCTAAAATATTCATGTTAAATCCTACAATGATTTATGTACATTTTCTAACAAAAAACTTGTCACATTAATAAGCTAATGTTCCACATACAGTCAGTAGCCAATGAATGTATTACAAttcaattataaaaaaatatatattcacgGTGAAGTGCACCATTTGCAATGTAATTTATTTGATGGCATATCTTAGTGGGCTGAATATCCATAGAACATCAGTATGCAGAATAAtttaaatacactacatgaccaaaggtatgtggacacctgctcttccaacatctcattccaaaatcatgggcattaatatggagttggtccccctttgctgctataacagcctctactcttctgggaaggttttccactagatgttggaacattgctgcggggacttgcttccattcagccacgagcattagtgaggtcgggcactgatgttggcctagcttgcagtcggcattccaattcatccgaaaggtgttcgatggggttgaggtcagggctctgtgcaggccagtcaagttcttccacacagatcttgacaaacccatttctgtatggacctcgggtgcattgccatgctgaaacaggaaagggccttccccaaactgccacaaagttggaagtacagaatggtctagaatttcattgtatgctttagcattgatttcccatcactggaactaaggggcctagccagaaccatgaaaaacagccccagaccattattcctcctccaccaaactttacagttggcactatgcattggggcaaatAGCATTCCCcttgcatccgccaaacccagatttgtccattggcctgccagatggtgaagcgtgattcatcactccagagaatgcgtttccactgctccagagtccaatggcggcaagctttacaccactccagcccacgcttggcattgtgcatggtgatcttaggcttgtgtgcggctgctcggccatggaaacacatttaatGAAACTCCAGACGAACaggtcttgtgctgacgttgcttccagaggtagtttggaactctgtagtgagtgttgcaatcgaggacaggcGTTTTTTACGCCCTACGTGCTTcaacactcggcggtcccgttctgtgagaatgtgtggcctaccatttcgcggctgagccgttggtgctcctagacatttccacttcataataacagcacttacagttgaccagggcagacattttatgaactgacttgttggaaaggtggcatcctatgatggtaccatgttgaaagtcacagagctcgtcagtcaggccattctactgccaatgtttgtctatggagatagcGTGGGTgtatgcttgattttatacacctgtcagcaacgggtttggctgaaatagccgaatccactaatttgaaatggtgtccacatacttttgtgtatatagtgtagttTGACTTCACTTCAAAACATACTGTTTTTTGTTAGTGTGGTGATATTGAAATGATGAGTCCACATTTCTTGTTTCTAATTTCCCATGTTAGTATAGTATACCTAGTAAAAGTTATACTCCGTTATCATCCTCCTTGGCCTCCCAAACCTCATCTTTTATGGAGAAATCGATGGTTGCCACAGAAGGACTCCTCTTCAACACTTCTATTTTCTTCACCTCTTCTTTCCCCCTCCATCACTTGTCATCCTGCTTTTTTGTCTTTTTCGTTTGCGCTTTCACTCTTTTCCCCCTGCAGGTATTCAGTCCATCTGATGGACATCTCCTTCCCCCTGCAGGTATTCAGTCCATCTGATGGacatctcctccttccccctgcaGGTATTCAGTCCATCTGATGGacatctcctccttccccctgcaGGTATTCAGTCCATCTGATGGacatctcctccttccccctgcaGGTATTCAGTCCATCTGATGGacatctcctccttccccctgcaGGTATTCAGTCCATCTGATGGacatctcctccttccccctgcaGGTATTCAGTCCATCTGATGGacatctcctccttccccctgcaGGTATTCAGTCCATCTGATGGacatctcctccttccccctgcaGGTATTCAGTCCGTCTGATGGacatctcctccttccccctgcaGGTATTCAGTCCGTCTGATGGacatctcctccttccccctgcaGGTATTCAGTCCGTCTGATGGacatctcctccttccccctgcaGGTATTCAGTCCGTCTGATGGacatctcctccttccccctgcaGGTATTCAGTCCGTCTGATGGacatctcctccttccccctgcaGGTATTCAGTCCGTCTGATGGacatctcctccttccccctgcaGGTATTCAGTCCGTCTGATGGacatctcctccttccccctgcaGGTATTCAGTCCGTCTGATGGacatctcctccttccccctgcaGGTATTCAGTCCATCTGATGGACATCTCTTTTTTGCTTCTTCTATTCTTCTAACTTGTGTTTTTCTTCCATCAGTTCAAGGACCCTTTTTGTTGACAGGTCAGATATAAATAATTTTCCCTGGCTCAGGCTCCATGATCTGGTGGTGTAGGCACGTGAACACAACCCCGGCGACCAGGGTTTGATTTCTGTCTCCACCTTTCCCACTTTGTCTCACCACTGTTTCGTCTTCCTGCAGTTTCTAATCTGTCTGAATACAGCAAAAAATgtcctaaatatatatatttatttatttatttattttcccggTGGGAGTCATAAATTGAACAGCACAATCACTGTTTAACGTTGTTCCGTTCTCTCCTAAAGGAAATTATCTTAACTATACTAAATTGACTGGTTAACTTCACCAACAGCAAAATGGGTAATTTCCTGTATAGTATGtctgcttgattgtttttattgaTATGTTTTCCCTTATCGTTTCTTCGCCTTTACCCAATGTTTACTTCCTGTTGCTTTTTTCACTCATATTTTTTCCtagtccctctcttcctcctccccctctcagtacatcctttgttattgtttgacctctgacctttccCTGCTGTCTCTGTAGAGAGGAGTCCTTCTACTGCACTGTCCCCATCACCCCTGttaagagggagatggagggccTTGACACCGTAGAGGAGGTGAGACGGGTTGCCAAGTGTGGTTAGACAAGCTGCCTGGGTTGCCAGTTTGGAGCCTAACCGGAGATGCCCATAGAGCCTATGCTCTCACTGCATGGTGTGGGTTGTGGTGTAATTTCCCCTCCAAAACCCACTAAGATTTCAGGCACCGTCTGCAGTGGTAGTGTACATGCTGACGTGACTTGAGGTTTGCGTAATACCTCAATGTATGTTTAATAGTAGACTGTTCTAGTTCTGTCTCCATTGTAGCTGTACTACCACTCCTCTTGCCCACTCCTAGAGTGTAGCACTAACATTTAATCATGCTCTGTGAGTGTCATCATCCCCCTGTCTCCACTGTAACATGGTATCTCCATTGTTGCTTAGAACATGAAGCTGGGTGCGCCCATGACGGCGGACGGGGGGAGCAGCCCAATGGTGAAGCCCAAAGGAGACAAGCAGGTGGAGTACCTGGACCTAGACCTGGACCCCGGCAAGTCTACCCCACCACGAAAGGTGagacctcatctctctctcacacacacactctctctcactcactcactcactcactcactcactcactcactcactcactcactcactcactcactcactcactattgaagctgacgtgtgtgtgtgtgtgtgttcctctctagAAGAAGAGTAATGGGATTGGTCTGGCAGTGTCAGATGAGCGGGTGGACTACGTGGTGGTGGACCAGCAGCGGACGCAGGCCCTCAAGAGCACCCGGGAGGCCTGGAACGACGGACGCCAGTccacagagacagacacctcCACCAAAGGGCCCAAGTGACCCCCAGCTCACCCAGCTATAGCCTCACGCTGCTGGGCCGCAGACATTACTCCAAGCCCGGGCTCGGGCCCCGGCcttcacctcctccaccacctccagacTCCTAGTGCCGAAGTGAAGGGGCCGGCGGACCTCCAGGGCCGCTAAACTGTCTTTAGTTTACACTGCCATCAGTCAGTCCGAGGACAGAACAGCGACAGCACAGCGCCCCTCTGTGGCAGACAGGGGGTATGTGCCAGG from Salmo trutta chromosome 11, fSalTru1.1, whole genome shotgun sequence harbors:
- the LOC115202248 gene encoding GRB2-associated-binding protein 1 isoform X3, whose amino-acid sequence is MSGGDVVCSGWLRKSPPEKKLRRYAWKKRWFVLRSGRLSGDPDVLEYYKNDHAKKPIRVIDLNLCEQVDAGLTFNKKDLEHSFIFDIKTIDRVFYLVADTEDDMNKWVRYICDICGFNPTDDEAAKAAHQAASSGSVVDTPPHPGLGGPPAMLTNVPPPYQPVSVRHLDSESSLDEPQDYLWLVNCESKKPEPNSSVTPLPQEYLLLEECESKGASSPPQVKQAHAECSKSTSSETDLNDNVPAHRTPTSTSSSSKHANGFFSSVLPPHPSSASSIYDSPPSRGGDLSSSLYHLPRSYSQDTVLLPKSASASSPPVPVDGDAPELYVFNAPSRKPSMETQMRNLSVSYDIPPTPGSNCTYQVPRGPASGGSEGGDGIPPPRPPKPSLSTLTPGHPPPSAERSPTDTYCVPRSMSETDGNYCVPTSAGNKALRSNTIGTMDSSRLRKDLGSQDCYDIPRTFPSDKSCSFDFNESFNSYLKNKGMMPVGSQSMEEVDQNYVPMSANSPSHHRSGSLSGCEPIMEPNYVPMTPGPGTLEFSLGKQVPPPAHMGFRSSPNTPPRRPMLISDCQPPPVDRNLKPDRKVSTMVSQWGAEGQSPKIIRAKGVGLERTDSQTVGEFPRRRKAKPAPLEIKPLPEWEESSAPVRSPVTRSFARDPSRFPMPPRPPSVHSTASSTDSEDCDENYVAMVSKADELNMKLGAPMTADGGSSPMVKPKGDKQVEYLDLDLDPGKSTPPRKKKSNGIGLAVSDERVDYVVVDQQRTQALKSTREAWNDGRQSTETDTSTKGPK
- the LOC115202248 gene encoding GRB2-associated-binding protein 1 isoform X5 translates to MSGGDVVCSGWLRKSPPEKKLRRYAWKKRWFVLRSGRLSGDPDVLEYYKNDHAKKPIRVIDLNLCEQVDAGLTFNKKDLEHSFIFDIKTIDRVFYLVADTEDDMNKWVRYICDICGFNPTDDEAAKAAHQAASSGSVVDTPPHPGLGGPPAMLTNVPPPYQPVSVRHLDSESSLDEPQDYLWLVNCESKKPEPNRAHAECSKSTSSETDLNDNVPAHRTPTSTSSSSKHANGFFSSVLPPHPSSASSIYDSPPSRGGDLSSSLYHLPRSYSQDTVLLPKSASASSPPVPVDGDAPELYVFNAPSRKPSMETQMRNLSVSYDIPPTPGSNCTYQVPRGPASGGSEGGDGIPPPRPPKPSLSTLTPGHPPPSAERSPTDTYCVPRSMSETDGNYCVPTSAGNKALRSNTIGTMDSSRLRKDLGSQDCYDIPRTFPSDKSCSFDFNESFNSYLPASLSAPPPLQKNKGMMPVGSQSMEEVDQNYVPMSANSPSHHRSGSLSGCEPIMEPNYVPMTPGPGTLEFSLGKQVPPPAHMGFRSSPNTPPRRPMLISDCQPPPVDRNLKPDRKVSTMVSQWGAEGQSPKIIRAKGVGLERTDSQTVGEFPRRRKAKPAPLEIKPLPEWEESSAPVRSPVTRSFARDPSRFPMPPRPPSVHSTASSTDSEDCDENYVAMVSKADELNMKLGAPMTADGGSSPMVKPKGDKQVEYLDLDLDPGKSTPPRKKKSNGIGLAVSDERVDYVVVDQQRTQALKSTREAWNDGRQSTETDTSTKGPK
- the LOC115202248 gene encoding GRB2-associated-binding protein 1 isoform X7, producing MSGGDVVCSGWLRKSPPEKKLRRYAWKKRWFVLRSGRLSGDPDVLEYYKNDHAKKPIRVIDLNLCEQVDAGLTFNKKDLEHSFIFDIKTIDRVFYLVADTEDDMNKWVRYICDICGFNPTDDEAAKAAHQAASSGSVVDTPPHPGLGGPPAMLTNVPPPYQPVSVRHLDSESSLDEPQDYLWLVNCESKKPEPNRAHAECSKSTSSETDLNDNVPAHRTPTSTSSSSKHANGFFSSVLPPHPSSASSIYDSPPSRGGDLSSSLYHLPRSYSQDTVLLPKSASASSPPVPVDGDAPELYVFNAPSRKPSMETQMRNLSVSYDIPPTPGSNCTYQVPRGPASGGSEGGDGIPPPRPPKPSLSTLTPGHPPPSAERSPTDTYCVPRSMSETDGNYCVPTSAGNKALRSNTIGTMDSSRLRKDLGSQDCYDIPRTFPSDKSCSFDFNESFNSYLKNKGMMPVGSQSMEEVDQNYVPMSANSPSHHRSGSLSGCEPIMEPNYVPMTPGPGTLEFSLGKQVPPPAHMGFRSSPNTPPRRPMLISDCQPPPVDRNLKPDRKGQSPKIIRAKGVGLERTDSQTVGEFPRRRKAKPAPLEIKPLPEWEESSAPVRSPVTRSFARDPSRFPMPPRPPSVHSTASSTDSEDCDENYVAMVSKADELNMKLGAPMTADGGSSPMVKPKGDKQVEYLDLDLDPGKSTPPRKKKSNGIGLAVSDERVDYVVVDQQRTQALKSTREAWNDGRQSTETDTSTKGPK
- the LOC115202248 gene encoding GRB2-associated-binding protein 1 isoform X10; this encodes MNKWVRYICDICGFNPTDDEAAKAAHQAASSGSVVDTPPHPGLGGPPAMLTNVPPPYQPVSVRHLDSESSLDEPQDYLWLVNCESKKPEPNSSVTPLPQEYLLLEECESKGASSPPQVKQAHAECSKSTSSETDLNDNVPAHRTPTSTSSSSKHANGFFSSVLPPHPSSASSIYDSPPSRGGDLSSSLYHLPRSYSQDTVLLPKSASASSPPVPVDGDAPELYVFNAPSRKPSMETQMRNLSVSYDIPPTPGSNCTYQVPRGPASGGSEGGDGIPPPRPPKPSLSTLTPGHPPPSAERSPTDTYCVPRSMSETDGNYCVPTSAGNKALRSNTIGTMDSSRLRKDLGSQDCYDIPRTFPSDKSCSFDFNESFNSYLPASLSAPPPLQKNKGMMPVGSQSMEEVDQNYVPMSANSPSHHRSGSLSGCEPIMEPNYVPMTPGPGTLEFSLGKQVPPPAHMGFRSSPNTPPRRPMLISDCQPPPVDRNLKPDRKVSTMVSQWGAEGQSPKIIRAKGVGLERTDSQTVGEFPRRRKAKPAPLEIKPLPEWEESSAPVRSPVTRSFARDPSRFPMPPRPPSVHSTASSTDSEDCDENYVAMVSKADELNMKLGAPMTADGGSSPMVKPKGDKQVEYLDLDLDPGKSTPPRKKKSNGIGLAVSDERVDYVVVDQQRTQALKSTREAWNDGRQSTETDTSTKGPK
- the LOC115202248 gene encoding GRB2-associated-binding protein 1 isoform X2 encodes the protein MSGGDVVCSGWLRKSPPEKKLRRYAWKKRWFVLRSGRLSGDPDVLEYYKNDHAKKPIRVIDLNLCEQVDAGLTFNKKDLEHSFIFDIKTIDRVFYLVADTEDDMNKWVRYICDICGFNPTDDEAAKAAHQAASSGSVVDTPPHPGLGGPPAMLTNVPPPYQPVSVRHLDSESSLDEPQDYLWLVNCESKKPEPNSSVTPLPQEYLLLEECESKGASSPPQVKQAHAECSKSTSSETDLNDNVPAHRTPTSTSSSSKHANGFFSSVLPPHPSSASSIYDSPPSRGGDLSSSLYHLPRSYSQDTVLLPKSASASSPPVPVDGDAPELYVFNAPSRKPSMETQMRNLSVSYDIPPTPGSNCTYQVPRGPASGGSEGGDGIPPPRPPKPSLSTLTPGHPPPSAERSPTDTYCVPRSMSETDGNYCVPTSAGNKALRSNTIGTMDSSRLRKDLGSQDCYDIPRTFPSDKSCSFDFNESFNSYLPASLSAPPPLQKNKGMMPVGSQSMEEVDQNYVPMSANSPSHHRSGSLSGCEPIMEPNYVPMTPGPGTLEFSLGKQVPPPAHMGFRSSPNTPPRRPMLISDCQPPPVDRNLKPDRKVSTMVSQWGAEGQSPKIIRAKGVGLERTDSQTVGEFPRRRKAKPAPLEIKPLPEWEESSAPVRSPVTRSFARDPSRFPMPPRPPSVHSTASSTDSEDCDENYVAMVSKADELNMKLGAPMTADGGSSPMVKPKGDKQVEYLDLDLDPGKSTPPRKKSNGIGLAVSDERVDYVVVDQQRTQALKSTREAWNDGRQSTETDTSTKGPK
- the LOC115202248 gene encoding GRB2-associated-binding protein 1 isoform X1, giving the protein MSGGDVVCSGWLRKSPPEKKLRRYAWKKRWFVLRSGRLSGDPDVLEYYKNDHAKKPIRVIDLNLCEQVDAGLTFNKKDLEHSFIFDIKTIDRVFYLVADTEDDMNKWVRYICDICGFNPTDDEAAKAAHQAASSGSVVDTPPHPGLGGPPAMLTNVPPPYQPVSVRHLDSESSLDEPQDYLWLVNCESKKPEPNSSVTPLPQEYLLLEECESKGASSPPQVKQAHAECSKSTSSETDLNDNVPAHRTPTSTSSSSKHANGFFSSVLPPHPSSASSIYDSPPSRGGDLSSSLYHLPRSYSQDTVLLPKSASASSPPVPVDGDAPELYVFNAPSRKPSMETQMRNLSVSYDIPPTPGSNCTYQVPRGPASGGSEGGDGIPPPRPPKPSLSTLTPGHPPPSAERSPTDTYCVPRSMSETDGNYCVPTSAGNKALRSNTIGTMDSSRLRKDLGSQDCYDIPRTFPSDKSCSFDFNESFNSYLPASLSAPPPLQKNKGMMPVGSQSMEEVDQNYVPMSANSPSHHRSGSLSGCEPIMEPNYVPMTPGPGTLEFSLGKQVPPPAHMGFRSSPNTPPRRPMLISDCQPPPVDRNLKPDRKVSTMVSQWGAEGQSPKIIRAKGVGLERTDSQTVGEFPRRRKAKPAPLEIKPLPEWEESSAPVRSPVTRSFARDPSRFPMPPRPPSVHSTASSTDSEDCDENYVAMVSKADELNMKLGAPMTADGGSSPMVKPKGDKQVEYLDLDLDPGKSTPPRKKKSNGIGLAVSDERVDYVVVDQQRTQALKSTREAWNDGRQSTETDTSTKGPK